From one Deinococcota bacterium genomic stretch:
- a CDS encoding SDR family NAD(P)-dependent oxidoreductase: MAETTQQVAITGAGGSLGMALARRLLARGVTVRALARKEDDLSALERLGAVPVKGDVRQERDLEVLVEGCEVVFHLAAWMGKPFDERLATAVNIGGTTKVVRAAAQAGAKRVVLASSMAVYGPVQDGVVTEERAPWAVGDLYGDTKIAAEKVAKEEAERAGIELVVLRPTMIYGPASPSWTITPYEAIAKGLPVVIGSGESLADAVFVDDVAQAFERAAFAPEAAGETFNVGGEAVSWNRFMGAYAKMAGTRLRRLPAPVARGGAAAAARVNKLLGKRAQVLPEMVGVMTSRATFSSDKARRLLGYEPEVSLDEGMARTEAWLRASGLLRRGSVALVTGAASGLGMATARKLKAAGVTVWASDLDEAALAPLQEEGVHTLALDVTSEESVRAALTRIEAAGASVDLLINVAGLLRPGPLEDQPMAEIALQFEVNAIGPIRTARAVAGAMRARGWGRIVNVSSTNGYLVTPFMGAYSASKYALEALSDALRLELRPFGVEVAVVQPGAMKTPFAGRAKAALRETIARSGAHYKPYLESFMESSLWGEATATDPAKVAAVITRVALAKRGKARTYGTLDAIPSRVMAWLPDAVKDAYFSKAAGLKRARK, translated from the coding sequence ATGGCGGAAACGACGCAACAAGTGGCGATCACGGGAGCGGGTGGCTCACTCGGCATGGCCCTGGCCAGACGCCTGCTGGCGAGGGGTGTCACGGTTCGGGCGCTGGCGCGCAAGGAGGACGACCTCTCGGCGCTGGAAAGACTGGGCGCCGTTCCCGTCAAAGGGGACGTGCGCCAAGAGCGTGACCTCGAGGTCCTGGTGGAGGGCTGCGAGGTGGTCTTTCACCTGGCGGCCTGGATGGGCAAGCCCTTCGATGAGAGGCTGGCGACGGCCGTCAACATCGGCGGCACCACCAAGGTGGTCCGGGCGGCGGCCCAGGCGGGCGCCAAGCGGGTGGTCCTGGCGAGCTCCATGGCCGTCTACGGCCCCGTACAGGACGGCGTCGTCACCGAGGAGCGGGCGCCCTGGGCGGTCGGCGACCTCTACGGCGACACCAAAATCGCTGCCGAGAAGGTAGCCAAGGAGGAGGCGGAGCGGGCGGGCATCGAGCTCGTCGTCCTCCGCCCCACCATGATCTACGGCCCGGCCTCGCCGTCTTGGACGATCACCCCCTATGAGGCCATCGCCAAGGGCCTGCCCGTGGTCATCGGCAGCGGCGAGAGTCTGGCCGACGCGGTCTTCGTCGATGACGTGGCCCAAGCCTTCGAAAGGGCGGCTTTCGCGCCGGAGGCGGCCGGGGAGACCTTCAACGTCGGCGGCGAGGCGGTGAGCTGGAACCGCTTCATGGGCGCCTACGCGAAGATGGCCGGGACCCGGCTGCGCCGCCTGCCCGCGCCCGTCGCCCGGGGCGGCGCCGCTGCCGCCGCCAGAGTCAACAAGCTGCTCGGCAAGCGCGCGCAAGTCCTGCCGGAGATGGTAGGGGTGATGACGAGCCGCGCGACCTTCTCCTCGGACAAAGCCAGGAGGCTCCTCGGCTACGAGCCCGAGGTGAGTCTGGACGAGGGCATGGCGCGGACCGAAGCTTGGCTGCGCGCGAGTGGCCTACTGCGGCGCGGTTCGGTCGCCCTGGTGACCGGCGCGGCGAGCGGTCTCGGTATGGCGACGGCCAGAAAGCTCAAGGCCGCGGGCGTCACGGTCTGGGCCTCGGACTTAGACGAGGCGGCGCTCGCGCCCCTGCAGGAGGAGGGCGTCCACACCCTGGCTCTCGACGTGACCTCCGAAGAGAGCGTCCGGGCGGCCTTGACGCGGATCGAAGCGGCGGGTGCCAGCGTCGATCTGCTGATCAACGTCGCCGGGCTGTTGAGGCCCGGCCCCTTGGAGGACCAGCCGATGGCGGAGATCGCCCTGCAGTTCGAGGTCAACGCCATCGGCCCCATCAGGACGGCTCGCGCGGTGGCGGGCGCGATGCGCGCACGGGGCTGGGGCAGGATCGTCAACGTGAGCTCGACCAACGGCTATCTGGTGACGCCCTTCATGGGCGCCTACTCGGCCTCGAAGTACGCTTTGGAGGCCCTCTCCGACGCGCTCAGGCTCGAGCTGCGCCCCTTCGGCGTCGAGGTCGCGGTGGTCCAGCCCGGCGCCATGAAGACGCCCTTCGCGGGGCGCGCCAAGGCGGCTTTGCGCGAGACGATAGCGCGCTCCGGCGCGCACTACAAGCCCTACCTCGAGTCGTTTATGGAGAGCTCGCTGTGGGGCGAGGCGACCGCCACCGACCCCGCCAAGGTCGCGGCCGTGATCACCCGTGTAGCGCTCGCCAAGCGCGGCAAGGCGCGCACCTACGGCACCCTGGACGCCATCCCCAGCCGGGTGATGGCCTGGCTGCCCGACGCGGTCAAGGACGCCTACTTCTCAAAGGCGGCGGGGCTCAAGAGGGCGCGCAAATAG
- a CDS encoding flippase-like domain-containing protein encodes MKRTLGALVLALGLSLLGIYIIGGPAVLEARTYTLPQWNGALLLFCVFAFVSQWLFPALRLVVLAKEQGYPVPYRSALLIHLVTVLSAAVTPSGSGGGPAIVAGFASLGVPWGRSIGIAIQLFVLDLVFFSWAVPLSLVFLIASGIIALPLNIIVLAVASAGLAVAGSVVLGRYPRLAVRLMLSLARRPLLTRFRGRIQAAARDYYRSTRVFMGLPLAPWFNLQVLSALGWLINFALFWGLVNLYHAVSPLVIVAVLNITTLISFVIPTPGAAGFMEVAVGYGTSSQVSSAELAPALLLWRLASFYFIYAVGPLAGWLLFSRGWSAPQRGRQQGRAKPKGG; translated from the coding sequence GCATCTATATCATCGGCGGGCCAGCGGTCCTCGAGGCGCGGACCTACACCCTGCCGCAGTGGAACGGCGCGCTGCTGCTCTTTTGCGTCTTTGCCTTCGTCAGCCAGTGGCTCTTTCCCGCCCTGCGGCTGGTGGTGCTGGCCAAGGAGCAGGGCTACCCCGTGCCCTACCGGAGCGCCCTGCTCATCCATCTGGTGACGGTGTTGTCGGCGGCCGTCACGCCGAGCGGCTCGGGCGGCGGTCCCGCCATCGTGGCGGGCTTTGCAAGCCTGGGCGTGCCCTGGGGCCGGAGCATCGGCATCGCCATCCAGCTCTTCGTGCTCGACCTGGTGTTCTTTTCCTGGGCGGTGCCCTTGAGCCTGGTCTTCCTCATCGCCTCGGGCATCATCGCCTTGCCGCTCAACATCATCGTCTTGGCGGTCGCCAGCGCCGGCCTGGCGGTCGCCGGCTCGGTCGTCCTCGGCCGCTACCCCAGGCTGGCCGTCCGCCTCATGCTGTCGCTGGCCCGGCGGCCGCTCTTGACCAGGTTCAGGGGCCGGATACAGGCGGCGGCCAGGGACTACTACCGGAGCACCCGGGTCTTCATGGGCCTGCCGCTCGCTCCCTGGTTCAACCTCCAGGTCCTGAGCGCGCTGGGCTGGCTCATCAACTTCGCGCTCTTCTGGGGCCTCGTCAACCTCTACCACGCGGTGTCGCCGCTGGTCATCGTGGCGGTCTTGAACATCACCACGCTCATCTCCTTTGTCATCCCCACGCCGGGCGCGGCGGGTTTCATGGAGGTGGCGGTCGGCTACGGCACCAGCTCGCAGGTCTCGAGCGCCGAACTCGCCCCGGCCCTCTTGCTCTGGCGCCTCGCCTCCTTCTACTTTATCTACGCGGTCGGCCCGCTGGCGGGCTGGCTGCTCTTCTCGCGCGGCTGGAGCGCCCCCCAGCGGGGCCGGCAGCAGGGACGGGCCAAGCCCAAGGGGGGATAG